GCGACGACGATCGAGAGGAGCCAAAAGCCGACGTCGTAGGTCGCCGTCGTCGTGTCGCGTCCGACCGTGAGGAGAAAGAGCGCGCTGAACAGGAGGTTGATGCTCGCGATGGTGGCCGTCAGGACCGGGGTGGCCGGCTGCACCACGAGGACGCCCATGGCGATGATCAAAAAGAGGAGGCCTGCGCCGACTCGCTGTCGTGGCTCCACATCTCCGAGGAGGGCCATAGTCTGTGGAGTGCGGACTGTACAATAAACACTGCGCCGGTCGAGTCCGAATCCGGCTCATTGCTCCCCGCCCCCGACGCCGCCCCGACCGACGAAGGGAGCCTTTCAAGTCGGACGACGCGGTAGAGCGCCGTATGAACGCAGGGGATCGCGTCCGCGTCGATCGCACCGGGACCACCTACGAGGGCGTGCTGTTGCCCTCGACGACGAACGAGGAACTCGTCGTCAAACTCGATGGCGGCTACAACGTCGGGATCGATCGGGCCGACGCGTCCGTCGAAATCGTCGACAGGGACACCTACGACATCGCCGCCGCGGGCGATGCCGAGGGCGACTCGGAGATCACCTTCGACGACGACCTCCCGACGATCGCGCTCATCTCGACCGGCGGGACGATCGCCTCGACGGTCGATTATCGAACCGGCGCGGTGACCGCCCAGTTCGACGCCGAGGACGTACTGCGCGCCGTCCCCGAACTCGCGGGGCGGGCGAACTACCGGGGGCGCGTCGTCGCGAACATCCTCTCCGAGAACATGACGCCGACCGTCTGGACCGATCTCGCCGAGGCGGTCCACGACGAGATCGACCGGGGCGCGGACGGCGTCGTCGTGATGCACGGCACCGACACGATGCAGTACACGGCGGCGGCGCTCTCTTTTATGCTCGACTCGCCAGTCCCGATCGTCCTGACGGGCAGCCAGCGATCGGCCGATCGGCCCTCTTCGGACAACGTGATGAACGCGGTCTGCGCCGTCGAGGCGGCGAAAGCCGATCATTCCGACGTGCTCGTCTGCATGCACGAGACCGAATCGGACGACGCGTGTGCGCTCCATCGCGGCACCCGCGTCCGGAAGAACCACACCTCGCGACGGAACGCCTTCGAGACCGTGGGCGCGAATCCGCTCGGCCGCGTCGAGTGGGAGACCGGCGAGGTCGCGTTCGGACGTGAGGTGTCCGATCGCGGCGACGCCGACCTCGGTATTCATCCCGACCTCGACACCGACGTCGAACTCCTCAAATTCGTCCCCGGGACCGATCCCGCTCGGCTCGACTTCGCCGACGGCGCCTCGGGTATCGTCCTCGAGGGCACCGGACTCGGCCACGTCAACACCGAGTGGATCGACCGGATCGACGAACTCACAGACGCCGGCACGACGGTCGTCATGACGAGCCAGTGCATCGAGGGGCGGGTCTGCGATCGCGTCTACGACACCGGCCGCGACCTCCTCGACGCCGGGGTCGTCGAGGCGGGTGACACGCTCCCCGAGACGGCCTACGTGAAGCTGATGTGGGCGATCGCGAACACCGAGAGCGTCGCGGAGACGATGCGTCGATCGATCGCGGGCGAGCTGCAGGAGCGATCGGTCCCCTGGACCTGAGGCGATGTCCGCCGACTCTGCGGTGACGATCCGGCAGGCCCGCCACGACGACCGCGAGGCGATCGTCTCGTTTACCACCGACACGTGGGATCGACTCGGCGGCGACTACGTCCCCGACGCGTTCGACGGATGGGTCGACACGGACGGGCCGACCCAGCGGACACTCGTGGCCATTCTCGACGAGCGGCCGGTGGGAATTTGTCAGGGCGTCCTGTTGTCGCCTCACGAGGCGTGGGCGCTCGGCATGCGCGTCGATCCCGACGTCCGGGGGCGCGATATCGGCCGGCGGCTCACCGAGACGGTCTTCGAGTGGGCGGCCGGTCGGGGCGCGACCGTCTGTCGAAACATGGTGTTCTCGTGGAACGCGGCCGGAATGGGCCAATCGCGGGCGCTCGGC
The window above is part of the Natronomonas salsuginis genome. Proteins encoded here:
- the gatD gene encoding Glu-tRNA(Gln) amidotransferase subunit GatD; this encodes MNAGDRVRVDRTGTTYEGVLLPSTTNEELVVKLDGGYNVGIDRADASVEIVDRDTYDIAAAGDAEGDSEITFDDDLPTIALISTGGTIASTVDYRTGAVTAQFDAEDVLRAVPELAGRANYRGRVVANILSENMTPTVWTDLAEAVHDEIDRGADGVVVMHGTDTMQYTAAALSFMLDSPVPIVLTGSQRSADRPSSDNVMNAVCAVEAAKADHSDVLVCMHETESDDACALHRGTRVRKNHTSRRNAFETVGANPLGRVEWETGEVAFGREVSDRGDADLGIHPDLDTDVELLKFVPGTDPARLDFADGASGIVLEGTGLGHVNTEWIDRIDELTDAGTTVVMTSQCIEGRVCDRVYDTGRDLLDAGVVEAGDTLPETAYVKLMWAIANTESVAETMRRSIAGELQERSVPWT